The following DNA comes from Dermacentor andersoni chromosome 2, qqDerAnde1_hic_scaffold, whole genome shotgun sequence.
GTCATCACGCAGCCAAACCGGGaatggaatcagtttattcagtgCCGGCGTACATATATACATATCGCTATGTGACGTCACATGGATCATGGCAGTTAGCCCCCCCAGTACACAGGCGGCATGACGTGCTGCGCTATCACAACTCCTTCCCGCTCAATTAAATACATGGGTTAGCTAACTAGAACACCTAGTAAAATTAGGAACAGTGTAATTAACAATTTAACATTACCACCTGACTAATTAAGAGGAAAGTACTTAAAGTCCTCAGATCTAAACCAGTCCGGTTGCCGGCGCACACGAGCACCCCGACGTAGTGGCGGCTGTTCCTCCGAGTTGGGTGCAGCTGGCGCCGCTGGCACGTGCGACTCCGCCAAGTCTTGCGGTACAGGCTGCTGTGTGGGTGGCAGTACTGATTCGTCGTGCTCTAGTGTTGTTCTGCGATCGGTGTCTGCCGGCGTCCCAGGGAAACTGGGACCATCCTGGTCTGCCTGCGGTTTTCTTGGTGTCGGAGTGCGGTTGTCTGCCAGTAGCCCTTCTGGTGGCGTGTTTTACACCCACCTCCGCTTGCAGGGGCGTCTCGCCGGGGTCAGCATGTCCAGGACGCAGGTGATCGGCGTGTGTGAACCGGAGTTGATCGCGCACTTTCACCGTATATGTCACAGCACTGACAATTTGGATCACAACACCCTCTTCCCACGAAACGCGTTCACCTCGCACAGTTTTCACCAACACCCGGTCCCCCACCACGAAGCTGCGCTCCTGCCCACGAAACAAATCGCGCTGCTCTTTTAGTTTTTCCTGTTTGTCTCGCATGGATTTTGCAAAATCAGGTTGGAGCAGTGAAAGCTTTATGCGTGGCTGGCGCCTCAAAAATAGTGCAGCTGGTGATTTGCTTGTCACACTGCTCGGTGTGTTCCGGTAGGCCATCAGAAAACTATCAATATTTTCCTGTACTGTCTGCTGCTTACCCGAGGCCTCACGCTCGAGCACCTGTTTCAGTAAGGCCTTTTTCACGGTTTGTACTGTTCGTTCTGCAGCACCATTGGACGCTGCGTGATAAGGCGGAATACGAACGTGTTTTACACCGCTGGTGCTCATGAATTCTGCAAACTCCTCTGAGGTGAACTGTGGCCCGTTGTCACTCACCAATACTTCGGGCAAGCCATAAGCGGCAAAAGCACCCCGAAGTTTTTCCAATGTTTTTTGTGCAGAGGTTGAGGACATCGGCCATACTTCGATCCATTTCGAGAATGAGTCGACCAATACCAGAAACACGTTCGTACCCTTCTGTGCAAAATCTACATGAACGCGTGACCTACACTGTGCGGGGTATTGCCAAGGGTGAAGAGGAAGCGGCCGAGAAGCTGGCTGAACTGCTTGGCAAATTTTGCACCGCTGAACGTACTGTTCAATGGCCAAATCGAGTCCTGGCCACCATACGAAACTCCTCGCTAGCATTTTCATGCGGCTGGTGCCAGGGTGCTCCTCGTGCAGCATGTTTAGCACGCGGTCCCTCAGCAGCTCCGGAATTACGACTCTTACGCCCCACGTCACGCAGCCCTGCTCTAGTGACAGCTCATCGCGGCGAACATAGTAATATTTCAATTCATCTGCCTGCTGTTTAGGCCACCCGTTTAGCGTATATTGTGCCACGCGGCACAGAGTTAAGCTTCGCTTCGAGACCCTTTCAATCTCCTCTGCTGTCAGCGGGAGACACTGAAAGATTGACATGCAATCTGATGACTCGTCGTTCACCCGTCCTGGTTGGGGCAGCCTAGACAAGGCGTCTGCCACTTCAACATCTTTTCCTTTCCTAAATTTCAGGCGGTACCTGTAAGCTGCGAGGGTTAAAGCCCAGCGTTGCATACGCGCGGCAGCGATAGTCGGGATACGCTTATCGTGCCCTAATATCCCAAGCAGTGGCTGGTGGTCTGTATATTGGTGTGGTCGGCTTTTCACGACTAACACGGGTGCTTCTCGTTCTCTTGACCGCAGTTGTTCAGTGTCTCGCGCCGCTAGTTCTCTATCCAGGACGATTTTGCAAGCGCCATCAAATGTCAGCTCTCGTTCAGCAAACAGAGCACGCTGGGTCTCTTCGTTCCGTATGACAGCAACCAGCCTATCTCGGAGGGCGTCTTGCAAAAAGTCACCGTAGTCACACTTCCTGACTAAATGTTTAAGTTCCACGATGAACCCCTCCAAGCTTTCGCCCTCCTGTTGTACGCGCCGGTTGAACTTGCATCGTTCTGCTATTACGGAACTCCTGGGGCTGTAGTGCTCCTTCAGGAGGCGTATAACTTCTGCGTACGACTTTTCTCCCGGGGCTGCCGGCACAACAAGACTTCTCAGTACTTCGTAAGCCTCTGGTCCTATGACTGTCAAAAAGACGGGAAGGCGCTTTGCGTCGACGATATCATTAGCCGTTAAGAAATGTTCAAAACGCTCTAAGTACGACTCGAAGTTTTGCGTTTTCGGGTCGAACTCGGACATCTTTCCCAGTGGCGGCATTTCGACAGCAGTACATATATCCGTTACTCATCAGTTTGACGTTTCCTTGCTTGGACGTGCTGCCAGCTCCAAACCCCGTTATCGTTCCTTGTGGCCGAGTACTTCCTCCGCAGGGGTGTTCGGTGGGCGGTGCCGTACTCCGGGAGCACGTGCAGCGCCTTGAAGCTGGACGAAAACTCCGCTCGCTTGCTTCCGTTCGTGCCTGTCTACCCGTGCAGGACCAAGGCCGTCGCTTACGTGGGTACGCAAGACCCTCGTCGCCAGTTGTTATAACGTCATCACGCAGCCAAACCGGGaatggaatcagtttattcagtgccggcgtacatatatatatatcgctatgTGACGTCACATGGATCATGGCAGTTAGCCCGCCCAGTACACATGCGGCATGACGTGCTGCGCTATCAcaaacctcgtcctctactctggcatctagagatgtgcacgtcagtaggctcaaggcctactacactgcttccgagtccggcgtttagtcgctccgggacggcgcttttgccgctggGGGTAGTGTTACGAAACAGTATTTGCgttgacaaagaggcgagcagggtgaagacgacgatgattagaggctagcgcgggctgttgcctcttggccaagtgcagcgtattGCGTTGtgaatatacttgtatataggttttcgtcggcgtcttcctacgtagcACTATATTACCGATATATTCAAAAGGCattgaaaaattatttttaataGAGTCATAAGCTTTTGCACCAAATTTCACATAATAACAAAATCACAATACGGTTTCAAGAAGGGCAGGTCGACTAAAACTGCTTTACTAGcccaaaaagaaataattctaAAATGTTTTGAAGATAAGAAACTGTGCATtggaatctttgtagattttTCCAGGGCTTTTGATCGTCTCTGTCATTACACTTTATTTGAAAAAACTAGAAATGTATCGTATTCGTGGCATCCTACTTTCACTCTTGAAATCATACCTTAAGTACCGATCGCAGTGTGTAAAAATTAACAATTACTTCTCTTCTCTTCAGCCGATAATCACTGCGGTGCCACAAGGTAGCATTTTAGGGCCTCTGCTTTTCACCGTATACATCAACGATATTGTAAAAATTAGTGGTAAACATAAATAtataatctatgctgatgacactagcaTTTCTTCACTGGTCAAGTGAAGGTTGGGTGCATTGACTACACTTATCAACACTACATTAGGCAGCCTAAACGCATGGAGTGAGCAAAATTCATTAGTCATTAACGCATCAAAAACAAAAGGTGCCATTTTTCAGTCGCGGATGCAGATTATTTCTTCAGGCGATGCCTTACGCTTAGGTGATGTGACGATTGATATTGTAGAGACGGTTAAAACTTTAGGAGTATTTTTAATtgtatgatgtcatgggaacCGCACATTGATAAGTTAATAACTAATAATTTCAAATGTGAAGGTATACATGCGCGACTGCGTTCCTTGCTTCCAGTATCCGTTAAGATACCACTTTATAACAGCTTGTTTTTATCGCATGTCAGTAATTGCTTTTTGGTATGGGGAAGTACAACAGCAACGAACGTTAATAGAATATACAAACTACAGAAAAAAGCTATTAGGCACATTGCTAATGTTGActattatcaatcaatcaatcaatcaatcaatcaatcaatcaatcaatcaagttttatttccaccgcagacaatacattgttactgcgaaaataaggggccagagaagaaagctgcatctgtgcagcttgactaagctccAGCCACCCGTACAGCAGCAGTGACACGATGATTTGTTATCTGGATTCAGTTACATAAACATAtcaggaaataaagaaacgatcagaGAATCCCATCGCAAATGACAATTACAAAAACAATTAGAAGCATAAGCAGTTTCAATACAGTCAAACAAACAGGTCAAATACGGCTTTGTAAGTAAGGGCCAGAACGTCCACATCTTCCTATCTAGCTCATTTGGTGTAGTTGCTGGAGCGTAGTCAAGTTTTTCTTTCCCATATTGGGTGCGCGAGAAGGGAACGTAGTATGgcggttgatatcggaaacggtaGAAAATTGTACTATTCCTGAGATTTGATCATTCTTGTAATAGTTCCGCCCTACCTAATGTGGCGTTTTAAGGGGTTTTTaataatttgtatttgtatatgTTGTGGATTTGTAGGATTTTATGTTTGTGAAAGAGTGGTTCTGTGTGTTCTAGGAACGAGGAATTTTCTGTTTGGGTGGTTgctggggctagttggtaattcatgatcaaaaataacatacagcgcaaaggacaaggacagcgatagacgacatacacagcgctgtctAATAACTTCACCAGAATCTCTAACGAGGAAAGGATCGTCACTGATTAGAAGGTTTAGTTGATCTTGCAAAAACAAGTCAACAGCTTCCTTCCAAGTCGCTCCTTCAGTTACGATAACCCGCAGAGGGCAGTCGTTCTTATGCGTCTTAGCTGAGAAGGAAATCTCTAGGCTTAGCTTTTTAGTTTTTTCTATCACTTTTGCTAGCTTGTCAAGGCTAAGGGATttgcgtagttttttttttgctttcaatttCACGTTTGCAAGGGAAACACTGTCATCACGTTTAAAAACTGAATCAATGGCAACGGTGGCCttcgcattgaagtcacccaacgGCAGGACAGCAAAACCACCTTCTTTGCCAGAGGGTAAAAGTGATAACGAGGTCGCTTTCAGAAACGATGTAACATATCCGATCGGGAGTACCTTTGTGGAAGGTTTGCAATGCGTTAAAAGGTCCACACCTTCCCCAACACACCTTTCAGATTCGGTGTCCGGGGCACGTCCAGCGACTTGCCTAGCAACCTCTGCCGAGGAACAATCTGCACCTTGTTGGAGATTTGACGCTTCCAGAAAAGGTGCAGCATGTGTTAGCCCTTGGGCCGAAGTTCGCCGTGGAACCTCGAAAGTCGCCACACGAACTTCTCACACAGGTTAGGCAAGTCGCTAGACGTGCCCCGGACACCGAATCTGAAAGGTGTGTTGTGGAAGGTGTAGACGTTTTAACGCGTTGCAAACCTTCCACAAAGGTACTCCCGCGTTTCTGACAGCGAACTCGTTATCACTTTTACCCTCTGGCAAAGACGGTGCTTTTGCTGTCCTGCcgttgggtgacttcaatgcgaaGGCCATCGTTGCCATTGATTCAGTTTTTAGACGTGATGACAGTGTTTCCCTTGCAAACGTGAAATTGAAAGCAAAAAAACTATGCAGTTCCCTTAGCCTTGACAAGCTAGCAAAAGTGATAGAAAAAACTAAAATGCTAAGCCTAGACATTTTCTTCTCAGCTAAGACGCATAAGAATAACTGCCCTCGGCGGTTTATCGTAACTGAAGCAGCGACTTCGCAGAACGCTGTTGGGTTGTTTTTGCAAGATCAACTAAACCTTCTAATCATTGACGACCCTTTCCTCGTCAGAGATTCTGGTGAAGTTATTAGctagcgctgtgtatgtcgtctatcgctgtccttgtctttgcgctgtacgttatttttgatcatggaTTTTCTATTGACCTAAGTGTTTTTTTCTGAATAAGGAAGAGTTTCTGCAACTTCGATGCTGTCGTGTTTCCCCATATTAGCATGCAGTAATGTAAGTGAGAGTTAAAGAGTGCAAAATATAACATCTTTTTAAGGCTGGCTGGAAAAGTGTGACGGTTCTGGCCTAATACAACGGCGGCTCTACATAATTTTGGTAATAAAGTTTTCACATGTTCATTCCAAGACATGTTTTCTGAGAAAATGACACCTAGAATCTTAACAAGCTTTTCTATTTTAGTTTTGAATGGCCCGAGAGCAATATGGTCGTCTATATGTTCTAAGGTTCCTGTGGTGCGGAACAACAGAAACTTAGTTTTTGACTCATTAAGAATGAGCCTATTGTTCTGGCACCAAATCTGTAAGTTGTGACAGAACGTAGTTCCCTTTTGTCTTACAATATCAATGCTTTTTCTCTTAACGAGTACCGAGCAATCATCGGCATAAATAACATATCTACAATCCTCATATATTTTTACAATATCGTTTatatagaaaagaaagagaattggTCCCAGTATGCTACCCTGTGGAACTGCAAATTCAATAGACCGTAGGTGAGATTTATGCTTATTTAGTTCGACGTATTGATGACGCGCACTCAAGAAGGATTTCATAAGATGTAGTGTTGTGCCACGAAACCCATAATGCTCTAATTTATCTAACAATATTGGATGGTTGACTCGATGGAAGGCTTTGCTAAAGTCTAAACGTATACCCAACGTCATTACCTTATTCTCAAAATTGTTTAATATTTCTTCCTTCTGAGCTAGAAGTGCTGTCTCGGTGTAGCATCCCTTTCTGAAACCAAATTGGTAGTCCGTTAAGAGGTTATATTTTCTAGTAAATTTCTCAATGCGAGAATTAATCACTTTCCCGAGTCCCTTACAGAATACAGGCAAGATTGACACAGGGCGATAATTACCTAAACAATTTTTGTTACCGTTCTTGTAGATTAATGAAACTCTTGGAACCTGCATGTTGTTTGGAAAAATCCCCGTCGAAAGAGAGACGTTATATATGTGTGTAAGCGCTGGCGTAATTAAATCTATGACGTATTTGATTGGTTTTATTTCTAGATTATCTACATCCCGGCTACGGCTATTTTTAAGCTTCTGATACAATGTTGATACTTCAGCGATGGATGTTGGCAGTAAGTACATTGTGTGGAATAACCTCGGAATATGATTAGCAGCTTCATGACAGTAGGTACTAGTGCCAATTTCAACAAAGAAATCGTTAAAAAGTTTAGCTAGTTCCTTTCCAGCAACCTTTTTGTTATTTATAACAAGGTTGTCAATCGTGGTATCCTTAGTGCTCTTGTTTAATACCTCGTTAATTTTCCTCCACACTTTGCCGCTATCACGCAAGCAATTGTTGTCAAATACACGCTTGTAATATTCACTTTTTGATCTTTTTATAACTTTATTCAGCCTATTTCGAAACATTCtaaattcttttatttttcaatgcTACGTGACTTAGGAAAGTTGTCAAAAAGTTATGCTTAATGCTTAATGCTTATGCTTAATAAGCTTGATATATTCATGTGTGATCCATGGTTTAAGCAACCTTTTTGTTTACGGTATGTGCACACACGGTCTGATTATTTAAGCGGTTTAACATTACCCCAATTCATTAGCATACGAGTATTACCTAGCAATAAGATATAAAAAATTCCTTCTCAATAGCAAACGCGCTTTTTTGTATTTTTCAAATAGAACCATACATTATCCCACACCTACTCGTCACCAACAACACTGAATAATTCGATTGTGCAGAACACACTTTGGCAGACCAATACTTCGTTTCACTGCTCCTGTTTTATAAACAAATTAAttcaaaaaagaataataattgaAGGATGTGGCGCACGTGTTATTAGGGAAGCACTTTTATTATGAAATCAACGCAATATTATTTATCACTACCTAAACTTTCAGAGTATATTGTAATTTGCCTTCATGTATTGTACTGTGTAATTTAACCGTAAAGGAATTGGTGTATCTACATTATCAGTCCATGATGAATCTATGTGTATAACAACTTGTAAGGTATTAACCCCTTCTTGCCATGTATTAATTTTGTTCGTCTGTCCTCAATGCTTTCCGTGTATCAGGGAAGCTCGGGTTCCCCTCAAGTGAATAATGTCATTTTTTATCCCGAGCCTGCCCTCATCCTTGAGATGAAAATAAGCGGATTTGATTTGAAAAAAAATGATTGTACCTATTTAACTCGTAGAGCCGCTTGTAAATGCCTTGTTCGTTGGATTAGGGAGCCCAACCGTCGAAATGCGCCATGGCACGCACTCCTTGTTTGCGGAGGTTCCTAGCTGGCTTTTCTGATGGTGGGCACATATGCCTGTGTTATAAGCAGTTTTGTCGGTACTTTAACCACTGTGTTGTGAAAGCAGTGCCAAGCTTCGCGGAGTGCAGTTTCCAAGGACTGTTCTGCCTGTTGATCCGACGTTCCTCCGTATCTTTAAGGCCACAAACGTAATTGTTCGCGCGTATGCCCGACGAAGCTTTAAACACTTCGTTTTGTGAAAGCAACAAAAAGGATCTGTTTCACTTGAGCACAGTCTTCTCCCTCATAAACTTACTCAGGTGGGCGAATACGAGTATCTAGGTGTGATTATAACGGCCAAGTTAGAATGCACATATCGTTAACATTCGTGGCTCAACAATTCGTAATCTTCCTCTTCTGAAgcataaaggttataaacagggataccatgcctcagaaaggctggccaacgtttcgataagagGACCTATCTTCATCAAAGGTCCGCCTAACGAAACGTTGGCCAACCTTTCTGAGGctccttatccctgtttacaacctTTATAGAACAGTGTGCTACTCGATCTGTCAGCCCCATTCTTGATCTTGTCTCCTAAGGCGTAATATAAAGTGTGCTCGTGCCACAAGTACACTTTTAGCTTATTCGTCAATCATTAGACCTAAACTGGAATAGGCATGAATTATTTCGTACCATAGCTTAGACAAAAACCTAAAATTGATGCTTTTCATATGATGCGATGCGAAtgtatctctttttctttttataaatatCGGCCAACAAACTCTTCCACAACGCTAATGGAAGAACATAGTTACCAAACGCTCTAGACATAGCGTGAAATTAAAAGAATGTTTCTCTCTTACACAGGACGAGCTTTCTCTTATCCCTGAACCTATGTCAAGTAAATATGAAACAAATGAGGCATCATCACGACTCCGCAACGAACACGTTTAGATGTTCGATTTTTCCCTGAAGACTGTGTTACTGAAGTAACTTACTATCAGCCATATCAGCCCGCAATATAACTATTGAACTTGTTGAATTATAGCGCACCTGAGTGGTTGCTTCAGGTCTGTACAATTACAATTTGTCGCTTGTTAGTGGTATTAACGCTATTTTTATTGACCATAGTTCATCTTAATTGTATGTATGTGTTTGCTTTCTGCCTAATTTCTTTATATTATATCGCTAATACCCCTATGCCCATAACACTTATGCATATTCCATATGCATAATTGTTGAGAACTGAGACGTCTTGCGTCTTCGATCATTGTTAAATTTCCCGTTCTACTTGGGCCTATCAAAGCCTGAAGTAGTTGGGTAAATAAGTAATTAACTAAATAAATCAAGTGCTCGGCGCGCGCCTACCTCGGCTGGACGTAGCGCATGCCCGTCTTAAAGCGCTGGAGCACCTCTTTACTTAAATTGACCCATGCGTCAAATGCTTTAGATAAGGGGCTCCAAACAACGTTAATAAATGGTACAAAACCTTACTCCTTAAGATTTATTTTCAAGCACTTGCGTTATCGTTCTTTGTACACGTTTTCAAAGCTTTATTataggaaagaaagaagacggcAGAGAGCACAGGTACAGTATATTTTATGTACCGGCATAATTCGCATTCTGCTCGTTGAGTGGATTAGCTACGGCTGTGTGAGTAACAGTGAAACAGAGTACCATAATTATAATTTCCGGCTCGTCGGCTCGTTGCTCTTTCACGCTGCGCTGTGAACTTTTGAGTCTCAAAACTGCAGAAAGCACGGCAAGCGCGACCTGTCACTGTCCGCAGCAGCGATTAGCGTTTGTGTAGGCGATGGATTTCTCTCAACACATGCTACTTTCGGAAGTATCGCGCAGGATCGACCCGTTCTCCAAATAATGTGGCGCCGCCGACGCCACCAAGCGTGGCAGACGCGTGCTTTTCTCGCAGGCGTGGTGCGTGTCCGCCGACGAGGCACGTCATCGACACGGTCCGCGAGTCGCGGCCCTGCCTCCGGCCAATGGCGAACGCGCTTGGGGCCGAAGAAAAGCGGCCGCCTCGTCAACGGCTCGCTTACAAGCTGCAAGAATGGCGCCTTCGGGAACACGCGCCGGAAATCGGGTGAGTCTCCAGACTTATATAACCAAAACGTTGACACTTTCTTGTTCTGAGGGCTGGAATAGGCAGTCGTTGTAAGGACCTCGTCGTTCTACACCCTTTGGCGTGAAACAAACGCCTACACGTTTGCACTCAGGCAATACAATGGCATTCTGAGCATTGATGTGTGCAGCGATTGCTGTTGGTCAAAAGGCGTTTGGTTGCAAAGTGGAGCGTTCCAAAAGCGACGGGTGGGGTACGCTCAGGCATGCCTTACAAAGTTCAAGAAATGTTGGCAGGAAAATAACTCAAGTCAGTGACAAGAGGAAAACGACAAACCGAAATGCAAGAACAAGCAGACGCACGCAAATTTAAAGTTTTGTATCAAAAATCGCTGCATGCGAAAATTTTACGTGCGAGTGAAATTCAATTTGTGAATGCCCTGAAATAAAATTAAAGATCAAAACTATTTGGCACTTTTGTTGATGCAGCCGGCTTGGCACAATTCGGTACCCTTATTACAATTTTTTGTGACAGAATCTTCTCGAAAGAATGCCAAGCAGCTTACCATTCGCCGTATTGCTAAGAAAGGAATGTTTAAATTGTCACATGAATCACCGTGGCATAATCTTCTATATACTTATTATATAGATTTTAATGCTTATCTCAATGATTTGTTGACTAATGTTGTTTTATTGGTGACAGCTGAGACACCTGCGCTTGCCTGAAGAAATCTTCGTTTCCAAATCAGAGTTTGCGAAGTGCTTTTGACGTCTATATGAGTTGTACGCGTAAGCTCATCGGTAATTGTAACGTATAGATACACAAGCTGGTGCATTTTTACCACAAATATGAAAGAAATCGTGTACGTTTTCGTGTGATTCGAAACAAAATCGCTTTCTCTTAATAAACACAATATTGCCCACTTTATCCAAAATGCGGAGAGGATTGAAGCACATCTCAAGCAGACGTCAATTTTTTCAGCGATCATCGGCAAACCATCTTCTCCTCAAATGATGGCAAATATATTACCCATTAAATTGTACATGTTCATTATAAGTATGCCCTTTAACACTTTCTTCGGGAGACGTAATAACGGCGCTGGAGACATTGTGCCGGAAGGGAGTTTTTACTTGAAGCCAATTTATTTGGCAGAATGTACAATGCAGGAAATACAAACAATTTTGGACCCATGGCCATCGACTAGCAAAGGCTCCGCTTTAA
Coding sequences within:
- the LOC140215876 gene encoding uncharacterized protein; this encodes MPPLGKMSEFDPKTQNFESYLERFEHFLTANDIVDAKRLPVFLTVIGPEAYEVLRSLVVPAAPGEKSYAEVIRLLKEHYSPRSSVIAERCKFNRRVQQEGESLEGFIVELKHLVRKCDYGDFLQDALRDRLVAVIRNEETQRALFAERELTFDGACKIVLDRELAARDTEQLRSREREAPVTFSGAKFAKQFSQLLGRFLFTLGNTPHSVGHAFM